A window from Vulcanimicrobium alpinum encodes these proteins:
- a CDS encoding TonB-dependent receptor domain-containing protein, which produces MIAQASTAQGTISGRVLDQRGNPLAGATVVATGPAGNRTATSDGSGNFSIPAAPGVYTLLVSHAGYNQSQSDPIPVVAGSGVKVSITLSETNLQSLRVIGRTSTTAAGRNAFNISESPVNVLPPALISLRENNNLTDTVATLPGVVVQRTFSATPNTNFVVRGAGLQTRVTLDGHPISSGIAGQWNTNYAVASIFQDVEVAKGAGLNGSIAGESAIGTVNVRTRDFTRSNTAGLEIGADSYSGGFYNAFADVNFLKDNRASLIAQKAFVGFNGPWDNNIKDRAGITNTSSLATATNQVPSFIGLDQWTGDFSNRYSLQGELAKLRYRFSESSSITLEYLGLQGQYQPQGGSYASYLGSMTLQACQNGAAFQPTLATCTSQSTYTAPYTFGNIGNAVDAYTWFPNSFIQNNEPTFAAELRTTFKNDTILFRPYTHLINRYISGVAENHYPGNGGAWYAVTSSANCQPLFLAPGTKGGPATGAAGPCFPANLSPTSPAYIGTAGPSVVFPTTNAAPVCSAAPPFTCYTTRTGFQNDGTVGYSSPFSQPELDRLNGYTFSYIHPMGNNVVNFSYDYRKDLSQSQSSDTSAAAPGCSFVIGSATAGNAFIKNGPLAGTSYQPSCPLGNFAGPYASYDFLPRSSIGTPPTVSQYGDFALTGSFQVTPRLRVALGNYFEVYKLNAQIEDPNVLAAYAALGNSAAAPVALVPRGQTYNHYDPHLGFQYRATRDLSIRGTAGSSITQPYPALVSGFGSITIPNAAQPNYVNTIPNFNLKPETTVAYDLGFDQRLADGGVLSMDLYDNTVHDVFLSNTTNLGTIAGICGPGSGNTSFPNALCLQSNQINGPLQRTYGVELSLTKNPVNGFGYFVSATLNRSYLDQLPLSIYLSNTSATNGNFNVSGAQLFGNPFFKAYGSISYGDARGDAFSLGADYEGPNNYTFGPAYTIWDAAGQIPIAKRARIKVSVQNLFNLNTGTALGRSLSNQGNIEPTLWYNAATGRLLPGNSTFYNVNGTTNINALPPRTVRMSLNFAL; this is translated from the coding sequence GTGATCGCTCAGGCCTCGACCGCCCAAGGAACCATCTCCGGCCGCGTCCTCGATCAGCGCGGCAACCCGCTCGCGGGTGCGACCGTCGTCGCGACCGGGCCGGCGGGAAATCGCACCGCGACAAGCGACGGCAGCGGCAACTTCAGTATCCCCGCGGCTCCCGGGGTGTACACGCTGCTGGTAAGTCACGCCGGCTATAATCAGTCGCAGAGCGATCCGATCCCGGTCGTCGCCGGATCGGGCGTCAAAGTGAGCATCACGCTCAGCGAGACGAACCTCCAGTCGCTGCGCGTCATCGGGCGGACGTCGACGACGGCGGCGGGACGCAACGCGTTCAACATTTCCGAATCGCCGGTCAACGTTCTGCCGCCGGCACTGATCTCGCTGCGCGAGAACAACAACCTCACCGACACGGTCGCGACGCTGCCGGGCGTCGTCGTCCAGCGCACGTTCTCGGCGACCCCGAACACGAACTTCGTCGTCCGCGGGGCGGGGCTGCAAACGCGCGTGACGCTGGACGGCCATCCGATCAGCTCCGGGATCGCCGGCCAGTGGAACACAAACTACGCCGTCGCCAGCATCTTCCAGGACGTCGAAGTCGCGAAAGGCGCCGGACTCAACGGTTCGATCGCCGGTGAATCCGCGATCGGCACGGTCAACGTGCGTACGCGCGACTTCACCCGCAGCAACACCGCCGGTTTGGAGATCGGCGCCGACAGCTATTCCGGCGGCTTTTACAACGCCTTCGCCGACGTCAACTTCCTCAAGGACAACCGCGCGAGCCTTATCGCTCAGAAGGCCTTCGTCGGTTTCAACGGTCCCTGGGACAATAACATCAAAGACCGCGCCGGGATCACCAACACGTCGTCGCTCGCCACCGCGACGAATCAGGTCCCTAGCTTCATCGGCCTCGATCAGTGGACCGGCGACTTCTCGAACCGCTACTCGCTGCAGGGCGAGCTTGCGAAGCTGCGCTACCGCTTCAGCGAATCGTCGTCGATCACGCTGGAGTATCTCGGCCTCCAGGGCCAATATCAGCCGCAGGGCGGTTCGTACGCGTCGTACCTGGGCTCGATGACGCTGCAGGCGTGTCAGAACGGCGCGGCGTTCCAGCCGACGCTGGCGACCTGCACGTCGCAGTCCACCTACACGGCGCCGTATACGTTCGGAAACATCGGCAATGCGGTGGATGCATACACGTGGTTTCCGAACTCGTTCATCCAGAACAACGAACCGACGTTCGCCGCCGAACTGCGCACGACGTTCAAGAACGACACCATCCTCTTTCGTCCGTACACGCACCTGATCAACCGTTACATCAGCGGCGTGGCTGAGAACCATTACCCCGGCAACGGCGGTGCCTGGTACGCGGTGACCAGCTCGGCGAATTGCCAGCCGCTGTTTCTGGCACCCGGCACGAAAGGCGGCCCCGCGACAGGCGCCGCCGGCCCATGCTTCCCGGCGAACTTGAGCCCCACGTCGCCCGCCTACATCGGGACCGCCGGCCCGTCGGTCGTCTTCCCGACCACGAACGCCGCGCCCGTCTGTTCCGCGGCTCCGCCGTTCACGTGCTACACGACGCGCACCGGTTTCCAAAACGACGGCACCGTCGGGTATTCGTCGCCGTTCTCGCAGCCGGAGCTCGACCGCCTCAACGGTTACACGTTCAGCTACATCCACCCGATGGGCAACAACGTCGTCAACTTCAGCTACGACTACCGCAAGGATCTCTCGCAGTCGCAGAGCAGCGACACCAGCGCCGCCGCCCCCGGCTGCTCCTTCGTGATCGGTTCGGCAACGGCGGGCAACGCGTTCATCAAAAACGGACCGCTGGCAGGGACGTCATACCAGCCCTCGTGCCCGCTCGGCAACTTCGCCGGTCCCTACGCGTCGTACGACTTCCTGCCGCGCTCGTCGATCGGCACGCCGCCGACGGTTTCGCAGTACGGCGACTTCGCGCTGACGGGCTCGTTCCAGGTGACGCCGCGGTTGCGCGTCGCGCTCGGAAACTACTTCGAAGTCTACAAGCTCAACGCGCAAATCGAAGATCCGAACGTACTCGCGGCGTATGCGGCGCTCGGAAACTCGGCCGCGGCTCCCGTCGCGCTCGTTCCGCGCGGGCAGACGTACAACCATTACGATCCGCACCTCGGATTCCAGTATCGCGCGACGCGCGATCTGAGCATCCGCGGCACAGCAGGATCGTCGATCACGCAGCCGTATCCGGCGCTCGTCTCGGGCTTCGGCTCGATCACGATCCCCAACGCCGCGCAGCCGAATTACGTGAACACGATTCCCAACTTCAACCTCAAGCCGGAGACGACGGTCGCATACGATCTCGGCTTCGACCAGCGACTCGCCGACGGCGGCGTGCTGTCGATGGACCTCTACGACAACACGGTTCACGACGTATTCCTCTCGAACACGACGAACCTCGGGACGATCGCCGGTATCTGCGGACCCGGCAGCGGCAACACGTCGTTCCCCAACGCCCTGTGCCTTCAGAGCAACCAAATCAACGGCCCGCTGCAGCGCACGTACGGCGTCGAACTTTCGCTGACGAAGAATCCCGTCAACGGCTTCGGGTATTTCGTCTCTGCGACGCTGAACCGCAGTTACCTCGACCAGTTGCCGCTGAGCATCTACCTCTCGAACACGTCGGCGACCAACGGCAACTTCAACGTCAGCGGCGCGCAGCTGTTCGGGAATCCGTTCTTCAAGGCGTACGGATCGATCAGCTACGGCGACGCGCGCGGCGACGCGTTTTCGCTCGGCGCCGATTATGAAGGTCCCAACAACTACACGTTCGGACCGGCGTACACCATTTGGGACGCGGCCGGACAGATCCCGATCGCCAAGCGCGCGCGGATCAAAGTCTCGGTGCAGAACCTGTTCAATCTCAACACCGGGACGGCGCTGGGGCGCAGCCTCAGCAACCAGGGGAACATCGAGCCGACGCTGTGGTACAACGCCGCGACCGGCCGGCTGCTGCCCGGGAACAGCACGTTTTATAACGTGAACGGCACGACCAACATCAACGCCCTGCCCCCGCGGACGGTGCGCATGTCGTTGAACTTCGCGCTCTAG
- a CDS encoding TonB-dependent receptor domain-containing protein: MGLFALAVGPLSTAAALAQTAPIVAQNAPAAAAQVTGTVADSAGSPLAGATVIFRGARTYAATTDARGAFSVPNPAPGIYTVTASHPGYTAASESDFAIVAGQPNTLSVRLNAATLSSLQTIGRVSVNRRSTFNSTPASVQNVSAQTYIDQGQLQVQRVLDQTPGIVIDHPGTNATNASPGAITFPSIRGGLGFETASLIDGHPLAVGNFGDYVTTFLNSDVLANSEIVKGPGANSPEVNYAIGGTINFRTLEPTRKPAGQVKFGIDSFGGTFSNFRYTGTTTSGKLGWALDYALNGTPGPVNNQPGYVTLSSGNSINGQQQSGFTTNPPPGAANNGIQNNPLYYSTSLVACCLPVSQTYTNKTELVKLRYNASQTTAFTASYLGSQTYTDQNGNHLYQFGSLFTPGAAYSGGIPTGQPVNTWQSVFFPPNEYEINNEPIFQAEIRTALRNDNILARYYAASINRLQYNALQNPTDTFTQNLNLSGTVSLCPPGSVLSGGKCGPAGGPYTVTPVSTAFNDQNAIVGFTNSGGVCGNAQTGFIGAGTLNGAGAACGSAANPFTYYLSPQYFRAAEEDKLHGFSFEYDHPFGETGNLVSLSYDQTKSRTYAYDYRGAPTVPGVPDGANQTFRTILLRVNYNATDRLNVLASAYDNLYQQVYSTNSAVRLSSGQTVFNPFLTFTASNYSHFDGRLALTYRLNPNAIVRASAGSAIAPPYLNLLNRTATSPVLSADKTYYTNTAASQDLRPETSFGYDLGTDIRLFDGQTILTSDVYRTTLQNQFITSLFSNGCTDGTSFAAFAASGQCPNGFSPLYSSQVHNIGHARYEGLELAVTRDPAVGFGFKAQGALLRAYPYDLPPCFYATNLSCNVATNLAIISGVNFQNSGTGGSPGSFNSVSNHAEPYAQGYAEGHYRTPNGGYLSFGEQFYGKNNSLNVPPFWVANANLRLPLGGLSAQTSLGFNVDNLFNAYPNAYITPFAGTAVPLVNGKLGLTNQNVIGPRNVRISITKNFGG, encoded by the coding sequence ATGGGTCTGTTTGCGCTCGCCGTTGGACCTCTCAGCACGGCAGCGGCACTCGCGCAGACCGCCCCGATCGTCGCTCAGAACGCCCCTGCCGCCGCGGCCCAAGTCACGGGCACGGTGGCCGACAGCGCAGGCAGTCCGCTCGCGGGCGCGACCGTCATCTTCCGCGGCGCACGGACGTACGCGGCGACGACCGATGCGCGCGGCGCGTTCTCCGTGCCCAATCCGGCGCCGGGTATCTACACGGTCACCGCCTCGCATCCCGGGTATACGGCCGCGTCCGAGAGCGATTTCGCGATCGTCGCCGGCCAGCCCAACACGCTGAGCGTGCGGCTCAACGCCGCGACCCTCTCGTCGCTGCAGACCATCGGCCGCGTCTCGGTGAACCGCCGCTCGACATTCAACTCGACCCCAGCGTCGGTGCAGAACGTCAGCGCCCAGACCTACATCGATCAGGGCCAACTGCAGGTGCAGCGCGTGCTCGATCAGACGCCCGGCATCGTGATCGATCACCCCGGGACGAACGCCACCAACGCCTCTCCGGGCGCGATCACGTTCCCGTCGATTCGCGGCGGCCTCGGCTTCGAAACGGCATCGCTCATCGACGGCCACCCGCTCGCGGTCGGTAACTTCGGGGATTACGTGACGACGTTCCTCAACTCCGACGTGCTCGCCAACTCCGAGATCGTCAAAGGACCCGGCGCGAACTCACCCGAGGTGAACTACGCCATCGGCGGGACGATTAATTTCCGCACGCTGGAACCGACGCGCAAGCCCGCCGGCCAGGTGAAGTTCGGGATCGACTCGTTCGGCGGCACGTTCTCGAACTTCCGCTACACCGGAACGACGACGAGCGGCAAGCTCGGATGGGCGCTCGACTACGCGCTGAACGGAACGCCGGGGCCGGTGAACAACCAGCCCGGCTACGTTACGCTCTCGAGCGGGAATTCGATCAACGGCCAGCAGCAGTCGGGCTTCACGACGAACCCGCCGCCGGGCGCCGCGAACAACGGAATACAGAACAACCCGCTGTACTACTCGACGTCGCTCGTGGCGTGCTGTCTCCCGGTCTCGCAGACGTACACCAACAAGACCGAGCTCGTGAAGCTGCGCTACAACGCCTCGCAGACGACGGCGTTTACGGCGAGCTACCTGGGCTCGCAGACGTACACCGACCAGAATGGCAACCATCTGTACCAGTTCGGCTCGCTCTTCACGCCGGGCGCCGCGTATTCGGGCGGCATCCCGACCGGTCAGCCGGTCAACACGTGGCAGAGCGTCTTCTTCCCGCCCAACGAGTACGAGATCAACAACGAGCCGATCTTCCAGGCCGAGATCCGTACCGCGCTCCGCAACGACAACATTCTGGCGCGCTACTACGCGGCGTCGATCAACCGCCTGCAGTACAACGCGCTGCAGAATCCGACCGACACGTTCACGCAGAATCTGAACCTGTCGGGGACCGTGAGCCTCTGCCCGCCGGGCAGCGTACTGAGCGGCGGGAAGTGCGGGCCGGCCGGGGGTCCGTACACCGTGACGCCGGTGAGCACGGCGTTCAACGATCAGAACGCGATCGTCGGATTCACAAACAGCGGCGGCGTTTGCGGCAACGCACAGACCGGCTTCATCGGCGCAGGAACGCTCAACGGCGCCGGCGCGGCGTGCGGGAGCGCCGCGAACCCGTTCACGTACTACCTCAGCCCGCAGTACTTCCGCGCGGCGGAAGAAGACAAACTGCACGGGTTCTCGTTCGAGTACGATCACCCGTTCGGCGAAACTGGTAACCTCGTGTCCCTCTCGTATGACCAGACGAAGTCGCGGACGTACGCGTACGACTATCGCGGCGCGCCGACCGTCCCCGGAGTTCCGGACGGCGCCAACCAGACGTTCAGGACGATCCTGCTGCGCGTGAACTACAATGCGACCGATCGCCTCAACGTGCTCGCGTCCGCGTACGACAACCTCTATCAACAGGTCTACTCGACGAACTCCGCAGTGCGGCTGTCGAGCGGACAGACGGTGTTCAACCCGTTCCTGACCTTCACCGCGTCGAACTACAGCCACTTCGACGGGCGCCTGGCGCTGACGTACCGCCTCAACCCGAACGCGATCGTTCGCGCGTCGGCGGGCTCGGCGATCGCGCCGCCCTACCTGAATCTGCTCAACCGTACCGCCACATCGCCGGTGCTCTCCGCGGACAAGACGTACTACACCAACACCGCGGCGAGTCAGGATCTGCGGCCCGAGACGTCGTTCGGTTACGATCTGGGGACCGACATCCGGCTGTTCGACGGACAGACGATCCTCACGAGCGACGTGTACCGCACGACGCTGCAGAATCAGTTCATCACGTCGCTGTTCTCCAACGGCTGCACCGACGGCACCAGCTTCGCCGCCTTCGCCGCATCGGGCCAGTGCCCGAACGGGTTCTCGCCGCTCTACAGTTCGCAGGTCCACAACATCGGCCACGCGCGCTACGAAGGGCTCGAGCTCGCGGTCACGCGCGATCCGGCGGTTGGGTTCGGGTTCAAAGCGCAGGGCGCGCTGCTGCGGGCGTATCCATACGATCTGCCGCCGTGCTTCTACGCGACGAACCTGAGCTGCAACGTCGCGACGAACCTCGCGATCATCTCCGGCGTCAACTTCCAGAACAGCGGGACGGGCGGATCGCCGGGCAGCTTCAACTCCGTCTCGAACCACGCCGAGCCGTACGCGCAAGGCTATGCGGAAGGGCACTACCGGACGCCGAACGGCGGGTATCTCTCGTTCGGCGAGCAGTTCTACGGGAAGAACAACTCGCTCAACGTCCCGCCGTTCTGGGTCGCGAACGCCAACCTGCGCCTCCCGCTCGGCGGCCTCTCCGCGCAGACGTCGCTGGGGTTCAACGTCGACAACCTCTTCAACGCCTATCCGAACGCGTACATCACGCCGTTCGCCGGCACCGCGGTCCCGCTCGTCAACGGCAAACTCGGCCTGACGAACCAAAACGTGATCGGCCCGCGCAACGTGCGCATCTCGATCACGAAAAACTTCGGCGGCTGA
- a CDS encoding acyl-CoA thioesterase, whose translation MLELFDSGSEAAWLRSFRFAQEVRPRFCEIDGLGHVSNVIYPVYWELGRLRYFGAIGEADDAPRRAFAFNHMAVEIAFRMLRPSFYEEELLVHTRTVAVGRSSATMEHALTATESDEIRAIARIAIVASDGERAIPWTPGQRTRLEAFEGRTLSR comes from the coding sequence GTGCTCGAACTGTTCGACTCCGGGAGCGAAGCCGCATGGCTTCGCTCCTTTCGTTTCGCGCAAGAGGTGCGCCCGCGATTCTGCGAGATCGACGGCCTCGGGCACGTCAGCAACGTGATCTATCCGGTCTACTGGGAACTCGGGCGCTTGCGCTACTTCGGCGCGATCGGCGAGGCGGACGATGCCCCCCGGCGCGCGTTCGCGTTCAACCACATGGCGGTAGAGATCGCATTCCGCATGCTGCGCCCGTCGTTCTACGAGGAAGAATTGCTGGTGCACACGCGCACCGTCGCGGTGGGACGCAGCAGCGCGACGATGGAACACGCACTCACCGCCACGGAGAGCGACGAGATACGCGCGATCGCGCGCATCGCGATCGTCGCGAGCGACGGCGAACGCGCGATCCCCTGGACACCCGGCCAGCGCACCCGCCTCGAAGCCTTCGAAGGCCGCACGCTCTCACGCTGA
- a CDS encoding glutaredoxin family protein, with protein MADLHDEIKREIADHTILVYGKGTKDAPRCGFTLETIQFFNSFGYPFEVIDVLENMPKRLALSELTDWQTLPKVFIDGQFYGDTDILGPMAQSGELAKLLETTFKDKGVTPTIQLR; from the coding sequence ATGGCTGACCTGCACGACGAGATCAAGCGCGAGATCGCCGACCACACGATTCTCGTCTACGGCAAAGGAACCAAAGACGCGCCGCGCTGCGGCTTCACGCTCGAGACGATTCAGTTTTTCAACAGCTTCGGCTACCCGTTCGAGGTGATCGACGTCCTCGAGAACATGCCCAAGCGCCTGGCGCTCTCGGAGCTCACCGATTGGCAGACGCTGCCGAAGGTGTTCATCGACGGGCAGTTCTACGGCGACACCGACATCCTCGGGCCGATGGCGCAGAGCGGCGAGCTCGCGAAGCTGCTCGAGACCACGTTCAAAGACAAAGGCGTCACGCCGACGATCCAGCTCCGCTGA
- a CDS encoding BolA/IbaG family iron-sulfur metabolism protein, whose product MTETMISAMLRETMPDAEVQVYGLGGTTDHLEVFVRSKAFVGVSPLDRHRMVEKALAPGRADGRIHALQIRTATPEDTHG is encoded by the coding sequence GTGACCGAAACGATGATCAGCGCAATGCTGCGCGAGACGATGCCCGACGCCGAGGTGCAGGTGTACGGCCTGGGCGGCACCACCGACCATCTCGAGGTGTTCGTACGCTCGAAGGCATTCGTCGGCGTCTCGCCGCTCGACCGGCACCGCATGGTCGAGAAAGCGCTTGCGCCGGGCCGCGCCGACGGCCGCATCCACGCTCTTCAGATTCGCACCGCAACCCCCGAGGACACCCATGGCTGA
- a CDS encoding TonB-dependent receptor, with amino-acid sequence MDARDARPLPFALDRSSCMDRNRLVLAALVFTAAALCSTVAPARADVVGIVRGTLTGADRRPLPQVAVTLTGERVALTATTGEDGRFAFARVPFGRYRLAARGPAGTASATVEVASDAVVDVALIAAPVIGRATATATGVRGTPVSQNAFGANRLAALPRNDRLDAVVEQVPGVVRFSYDEPVAHGFHGLSYELDGAPLPQSTSSNFAQLIDPRNAQAVEVFTGAFPAEFGGSRQGAIVNVISGGTDAGARGGALTLGGGELGTADVRLTQRFTSGKAQIALAFNGSRTGRGLDSPSRDAQHDDSSASDQFLRIAVPLSERNLLALDLSNQYSSFQIPINLRANDPNSPLVAAPGTDDVQNEYDRFASLSFTRTSRDGNGYVRVVPWARYNRVSYNGDLERDVQAFVNNGDGTTTPQNGLRQDRTASYAGLRISTFHASDRHAIKAGIDLTQENVRSNALIRITGAPDFVDNAAQRGTQTGIYVEDKWTPAARLAINAGVRWDRSTGYVGGAQLGPRIEINDEVAPGTVLHAYYGRLYSAPGLEDTRRDAVVTQTASSAAPVYDLKPERDTYVELGIARTFRPGLRGYVNAFNRTAVNVLDTTQLANTPLFAVFNNAVGRVRGAELRVDGSSPRSDLGISATFSRAEAGGVSGSTFLFPPQSAGDITLQPEDHDQRWEANAFATRRFGAGLRSFATLQTEYGTGFPVQFQNGQGRLPAHWLVDASVGRQPDRAARSLGYTLSVDNLLDHRFLIKANNGFNTTQWNAPRRIVLRITAPW; translated from the coding sequence TTGGACGCGCGCGATGCGCGGCCGTTGCCTTTTGCGCTCGACCGGAGTTCATGTATGGATCGAAATCGCCTTGTCCTCGCCGCGCTCGTCTTCACCGCCGCGGCACTGTGCTCGACCGTCGCGCCCGCCCGCGCCGACGTCGTCGGGATCGTCCGCGGCACGCTGACCGGCGCCGATCGCCGCCCGCTCCCGCAGGTCGCCGTCACGCTGACCGGCGAGCGCGTCGCGTTGACCGCGACCACCGGTGAGGACGGCCGCTTTGCCTTCGCGCGCGTTCCGTTCGGACGTTATCGGCTCGCCGCGCGCGGTCCCGCGGGGACTGCGTCGGCGACCGTCGAGGTTGCGAGCGACGCCGTCGTCGACGTCGCGCTGATCGCTGCGCCGGTCATCGGCCGGGCCACGGCGACCGCGACGGGCGTGCGCGGCACACCGGTCTCGCAGAACGCCTTCGGCGCGAACCGGTTGGCGGCGCTGCCGCGGAACGACCGGCTCGACGCGGTCGTGGAACAAGTTCCCGGCGTGGTGCGCTTTTCGTACGACGAACCGGTCGCTCACGGGTTTCACGGCTTGAGCTACGAACTCGACGGCGCGCCGCTTCCGCAGTCGACGAGTTCGAATTTCGCACAGCTCATCGATCCGCGCAACGCGCAAGCCGTCGAGGTCTTCACCGGGGCGTTCCCGGCGGAGTTCGGCGGCTCGCGACAGGGGGCGATCGTCAACGTGATCAGCGGCGGCACCGATGCCGGCGCGCGCGGCGGCGCGTTGACGCTGGGCGGCGGAGAACTGGGAACGGCGGACGTGCGGCTCACGCAGCGCTTCACCTCCGGCAAGGCGCAGATTGCGCTCGCGTTCAACGGCTCGCGCACCGGTCGCGGTCTCGATTCGCCCTCGCGCGACGCGCAGCACGACGACTCATCGGCATCCGATCAGTTCCTGCGGATTGCGGTCCCGCTCTCCGAACGCAACCTGCTGGCGCTCGATCTCTCGAATCAATACAGCAGCTTCCAGATTCCGATCAACTTGAGGGCGAACGATCCGAATTCACCGCTGGTCGCGGCGCCCGGCACCGACGACGTCCAGAACGAATACGATCGCTTCGCGAGCCTGTCGTTCACGCGCACCTCGCGCGACGGCAACGGTTACGTCCGCGTCGTGCCGTGGGCACGCTACAACCGCGTGTCGTACAACGGCGACCTCGAGCGCGACGTGCAGGCGTTCGTGAACAACGGCGACGGCACGACGACGCCGCAGAACGGGCTTCGTCAAGATCGCACGGCGAGCTACGCGGGGCTGCGGATCTCGACGTTCCACGCGAGCGACCGGCACGCGATCAAAGCCGGAATCGATCTCACCCAAGAGAACGTCCGCTCGAACGCGCTCATCCGCATCACCGGCGCACCCGACTTCGTCGACAACGCGGCGCAACGCGGAACGCAGACCGGCATCTACGTCGAAGACAAGTGGACGCCGGCCGCGCGGCTCGCGATCAACGCCGGCGTGCGCTGGGACCGCAGCACCGGCTACGTCGGCGGCGCGCAGCTCGGTCCGCGCATCGAGATCAACGACGAGGTCGCGCCCGGCACCGTGCTCCACGCCTATTACGGCCGGCTCTACTCGGCACCCGGGCTTGAGGATACGCGCCGCGACGCCGTCGTCACGCAGACGGCCTCGTCGGCCGCGCCGGTGTACGACCTCAAACCCGAACGCGACACGTACGTCGAGTTGGGCATTGCGCGGACGTTCCGTCCGGGTCTGCGCGGATACGTCAACGCGTTCAACCGCACCGCGGTGAACGTGCTCGACACGACCCAGCTCGCGAACACGCCGCTCTTCGCGGTCTTCAACAACGCGGTGGGCCGCGTGCGCGGTGCGGAATTGCGCGTGGACGGGAGTTCGCCCAGGAGCGATCTGGGGATCTCGGCGACGTTCTCGCGCGCCGAAGCAGGCGGTGTCTCCGGGAGCACGTTCCTCTTCCCGCCCCAGAGCGCCGGCGACATCACCCTGCAGCCGGAAGACCACGATCAGCGCTGGGAAGCGAACGCGTTCGCGACGCGCCGCTTCGGCGCCGGCCTTCGTTCGTTTGCGACGCTGCAGACCGAGTACGGCACCGGCTTTCCGGTGCAGTTCCAGAACGGTCAGGGCCGCCTGCCGGCGCACTGGCTCGTCGACGCGTCGGTCGGTCGTCAGCCGGATCGCGCCGCGCGGTCGCTCGGGTACACGCTCTCGGTGGATAATCTCCTCGATCACCGCTTTCTGATCAAAGCGAACAACGGGTTCAACACGACGCAGTGGAACGCGCCGCGGCGGATCGTTCTGCGGATTACCGCGCCGTGGTGA